The Gloeomargarita sp. SKYB120 genome includes a window with the following:
- the cbiT gene encoding precorrin-6Y C5,15-methyltransferase subunit CbiT has protein sequence MRWPYVTTGIPDEAFERLPGIPLSKRESRVLILSQLCLQKNSIVWDIGAGTGTIAIESALLCQEGQVIAIERDEDVVGLIQRNAERFEVQNMTIVAGHAPDCLQAITPLPDRICLEGGRPVDLMLRESWRYLRQGGRLVTATDSLEAFYSLMQTLGELQARKVEVIQSAVNRLETRGMQRVLVALDPIFILSGEKP, from the coding sequence ATGCGCTGGCCTTACGTCACCACCGGCATCCCCGACGAGGCGTTCGAGCGCCTGCCCGGCATCCCCTTGAGCAAACGGGAGTCGCGCGTTTTGATCCTGTCGCAACTTTGTCTGCAAAAAAATTCGATTGTTTGGGACATCGGCGCCGGCACCGGCACAATTGCGATTGAAAGCGCTCTGTTGTGCCAGGAGGGGCAAGTGATTGCCATCGAGCGGGACGAGGATGTGGTGGGATTAATCCAGCGCAATGCCGAACGGTTTGAAGTGCAAAATATGACCATCGTGGCGGGTCATGCGCCCGATTGCCTGCAAGCCATCACGCCCCTTCCGGACCGGATTTGCTTAGAGGGGGGACGCCCGGTGGATCTAATGTTGCGAGAATCCTGGCGCTATCTGCGTCAAGGAGGCCGCCTGGTCACTGCCACCGACAGCCTGGAGGCCTTTTACAGCCTGATGCAAACCTTGGGGGAACTCCAAGCCCGCAAAGTCGAAGTGATCCAATCCGCCGTCAACCGGTTAGAGACACGGGGCATGCAGCGAGTTTTGGTGGCGCTGGACCCCATCTTTATCCTGAGCGGGGAAAAGCCATGA
- a CDS encoding DUF3288 family protein gives MSTAKEQRHPLYHVDRLVVDQLLLSDPDDYALAEWARLYIRYQNFPGARDIQRDLAQTLERWGLALEEVFQRTRAIHQQGLVYRGRATAQEDWN, from the coding sequence ATGAGCACGGCCAAGGAACAGCGGCATCCGTTGTATCACGTGGACCGGCTGGTGGTGGACCAGCTCTTGCTCAGCGATCCGGACGACTACGCGCTGGCAGAATGGGCGCGGTTGTACATCCGTTACCAAAACTTTCCGGGGGCGCGGGATATCCAGCGGGATTTGGCGCAAACCCTAGAGCGCTGGGGGCTAGCGCTGGAGGAGGTGTTCCAGCGGACGCGGGCCATTCATCAGCAGGGCCTGGTCTACCGTGGTCGCGCCACCGCCCAGGAGGACTGGAACTAA
- the asnS gene encoding asparagine--tRNA ligase encodes MLAATPIRELLTQTPPDTPVVAQGWVRTRRDLKDLCFLELNDGSCLANLQVLVPKTSPLYELAAGLHTGSAIAVQGLLVASPAKGQRVELQAESITLYGDANPETYPLQKKRHSFEFLRTIAHLRPRTNTFGAIARIRNHCAMAIHQFFQERGFVWVHTPILTASDCEGAGELFTVTNLPLHQLPRNEQGEIDFRQDFFGRRAYLTVSGQLEAEIMATALTKVYTFGPTFRAENSNTSRHLAEFWMIEPEVAFCDLAGDMDLAEAFLQHVFRYVLEHDLPDLEFFQQRIEPTVLTVAERMAEQPFERMSYTEAIAYLKKSGKNFEYPVEWGLDLQSEHERYLAEELCKKPVIVYDYPKDIKAFYMRLNDDEKTVAAMDVLVPRVGELIGGSQREERYDVLLRRIEACGLDPAAYWWYLDLRRYGTVPHAGFGLGFERLIQFMTGMGNIRDVIPFPRTPDGIDF; translated from the coding sequence ATGTTGGCGGCGACACCCATTCGCGAGTTATTGACCCAAACCCCACCCGATACCCCGGTGGTTGCCCAGGGGTGGGTGCGCACGCGCCGTGACTTGAAAGACTTGTGCTTTCTGGAACTCAACGACGGCAGTTGCCTGGCTAACCTGCAGGTGCTGGTGCCGAAGACCTCGCCGCTTTACGAACTGGCTGCCGGGTTGCACACGGGGTCGGCGATTGCGGTGCAGGGGTTGCTTGTGGCGTCCCCCGCTAAGGGACAGCGGGTGGAATTGCAGGCCGAAAGCATTACATTGTACGGCGACGCGAATCCAGAGACTTATCCCCTGCAAAAGAAGCGGCACTCCTTTGAGTTCCTGCGCACGATTGCCCACCTGCGCCCCCGGACTAACACCTTCGGCGCGATTGCCCGGATTCGCAACCACTGCGCGATGGCCATCCACCAGTTTTTCCAGGAGCGGGGATTTGTGTGGGTGCATACGCCTATCCTGACGGCAAGTGACTGTGAAGGGGCGGGGGAATTATTTACGGTCACGAATTTGCCCTTGCACCAATTGCCCCGCAATGAGCAGGGAGAAATTGATTTTCGCCAGGACTTTTTTGGGCGGCGGGCCTATCTAACGGTGAGCGGGCAACTGGAGGCCGAAATTATGGCCACGGCTCTCACCAAGGTCTATACCTTTGGCCCGACATTTCGCGCTGAAAACTCCAATACGTCTCGCCATCTGGCCGAGTTTTGGATGATTGAGCCGGAGGTGGCCTTTTGTGATTTGGCGGGCGACATGGACCTGGCGGAAGCCTTTTTACAGCATGTGTTTCGTTATGTGCTGGAGCATGATTTACCGGATTTGGAATTTTTCCAGCAACGGATTGAACCCACGGTTTTAACGGTGGCCGAACGGATGGCGGAGCAACCCTTTGAGCGGATGAGTTATACGGAGGCCATCGCTTACCTGAAAAAATCCGGCAAAAACTTTGAATATCCCGTGGAGTGGGGTTTGGATTTGCAGTCGGAGCATGAACGGTATCTCGCTGAAGAACTGTGTAAAAAGCCAGTGATCGTTTACGACTACCCCAAGGACATCAAAGCGTTTTATATGCGGCTCAACGACGACGAAAAAACCGTGGCGGCGATGGATGTGCTGGTTCCCAGGGTGGGCGAACTGATCGGGGGTTCCCAGCGGGAGGAGCGCTATGACGTGCTATTGCGGCGGATTGAAGCCTGTGGTTTAGACCCCGCCGCCTACTGGTGGTATCTGGATTTGCGGCGCTACGGGACTGTACCCCATGCGGGATTCGGGCTGGGGTTTGAGCGGTTGATCCAGTTCATGACCGGTATGGGCAATATCCGCGATGTGATCCCGTTTCCCCGCACACCGGATGGAATTGATTTTTGA
- a CDS encoding glycosyl hydrolase-related protein, giving the protein MTLAVLLATLQRLAYPAVLPLPQWEIAKEPELAWQTVEIPATWGGYNQTVWWRKRVTLPTAWRNRPIALRMDIPEGLVFLEQQPYSGLDRHHPVIVLPPDLGPEFTLQIQADSGRTREPPTCRFSELVVIDPEAEKLWTWLAHLQTVQEAYPWVQAGLQAWLATVETTAIDVPTWLKTLPAALRAQTTSPATPHIYLVGHSHLDVVWLWTLDQTRRKVGRTFSTALNLLQEFPHFYFLQTQAQLYRYCQQDYPEIYRHLKAQVQVGRWCVEGAVWVEPDGNLISGESWVRQLVYGQRFFQQEFNVTCRVLWLPDSFGYHGNLPQLLQQAGISYFFTTKLNWNDTQAFPYASFWWQGIDGTRVLAHQPPVGLEGLLSIPDLDKTGQRYAQKEVAPVVLQTFGYGDGGGGVTRQHLQLSELLQSLNLPYPHQISDPVAFFTHLERYGDRLPTWQGELYLEKHRGTYTTHSRVKQQHRQAEREFYLTELLATYAWLAGAPYPATRLDQCWQQLLLLQFHDILPGTFIADAYPQVMEDFAQIRRDLSALRQEALDRLRAHPIAADTWTVWNVIHALENADVFLPVPRTLLQGNRFTLRANGQVIPHQVLTATSPVPSLYPEHHPPGCTPVLCRLPTLPAYSSIEIHWEPTTVPDAQPPYAPTVQHLENEWLRLTLDAQGNLRELWDKRLQRNCLAPGQAGAEICLFLDRPRQWEAWDIDADYAQHPSPTLRLTGAQVVEQGPLRQGVAFAYEVHQENGLHCRLQKSLYLYRDKPFVECFVAVDLTQNNYAPFVMKLRLPVDLDCEQATFDIPFGMIRRSTTHPAQFEVPALTWADLSGPIWGMSVLSRDKYGFSVGKNCISLTLLRVAHYPHPQEPWHLTDTAITDTGTHMFCCRFYPHAGDVTTASIPQQAREFLYPPLGVPGRFRQPLNPLVTLDTPHVCLAAVKKAMASEAMVLRLYETRGQPTQARLVSHIPVREIWECDLQERPQRCLGQGAAWTLDFSPFQVKTLLLWPG; this is encoded by the coding sequence ATGACCTTGGCTGTGCTGCTGGCAACGCTCCAGCGTTTGGCCTACCCAGCGGTGCTTCCGTTGCCGCAGTGGGAAATCGCCAAGGAACCCGAACTGGCATGGCAAACGGTCGAAATACCTGCGACCTGGGGGGGCTACAACCAGACCGTCTGGTGGCGCAAACGGGTCACGTTACCGACGGCCTGGCGGAACCGCCCAATCGCTCTGCGCATGGACATTCCCGAGGGGTTGGTCTTTCTCGAGCAGCAGCCCTACAGCGGTCTGGATCGCCATCATCCGGTTATTGTTTTGCCGCCGGACCTGGGGCCGGAATTCACCCTTCAGATTCAGGCCGACAGCGGTCGCACCCGTGAACCCCCCACCTGCCGGTTCAGTGAACTGGTGGTGATTGACCCCGAAGCCGAAAAGCTCTGGACCTGGCTGGCGCATCTCCAGACGGTGCAGGAAGCGTACCCCTGGGTCCAGGCGGGTTTGCAAGCCTGGCTAGCAACCGTGGAAACGACAGCGATTGACGTCCCGACCTGGCTGAAAACCTTGCCTGCAGCCCTACGCGCCCAGACGACCAGCCCTGCGACACCCCACATCTACCTGGTCGGCCATTCCCATCTGGATGTGGTCTGGCTGTGGACCCTGGACCAAACCCGCCGCAAAGTCGGTCGCACCTTCAGCACCGCTTTGAATTTGCTGCAGGAATTCCCCCATTTTTATTTCCTCCAAACCCAAGCGCAACTCTACCGCTATTGCCAGCAGGATTACCCAGAGATTTACCGGCATCTCAAGGCGCAGGTGCAAGTGGGCCGGTGGTGCGTGGAGGGGGCCGTGTGGGTTGAACCCGACGGCAATTTAATCAGCGGTGAATCCTGGGTGCGACAACTGGTTTACGGGCAACGGTTTTTTCAACAGGAATTCAACGTCACCTGTCGCGTGCTGTGGCTGCCCGATAGCTTTGGGTATCACGGCAATTTGCCCCAGTTGCTGCAACAGGCCGGCATCTCCTACTTCTTCACCACAAAACTGAACTGGAACGACACCCAGGCGTTTCCCTACGCTTCTTTCTGGTGGCAGGGGATTGACGGGACGCGGGTGCTGGCGCATCAACCGCCGGTGGGGCTAGAAGGATTGCTGAGCATTCCCGACCTGGATAAAACGGGCCAGCGCTATGCCCAGAAAGAGGTGGCGCCGGTCGTGTTGCAAACCTTTGGCTACGGGGATGGCGGCGGCGGCGTCACGCGGCAGCATTTACAGCTCTCCGAGTTGCTGCAATCGCTCAATCTGCCCTATCCCCATCAGATTTCCGACCCCGTCGCCTTTTTCACCCACTTAGAGCGCTACGGCGACCGGCTCCCCACCTGGCAGGGCGAGCTGTACCTGGAAAAACATCGAGGGACCTATACGACCCACAGCCGCGTCAAACAGCAGCACCGCCAGGCCGAGCGGGAATTTTACCTCACGGAACTACTGGCTACTTACGCCTGGTTAGCCGGCGCTCCCTACCCGGCGACCCGCCTCGACCAGTGCTGGCAACAGCTCTTGCTCCTGCAGTTTCACGACATTTTGCCCGGTACCTTCATCGCCGACGCCTACCCCCAGGTTATGGAGGACTTTGCGCAAATCCGGAGGGATTTATCGGCGTTGCGCCAGGAAGCGTTAGACCGTTTGCGGGCGCATCCCATCGCAGCCGATACGTGGACTGTATGGAACGTCATCCATGCCCTGGAAAACGCCGATGTGTTCCTACCGGTGCCCCGCACCCTGCTGCAGGGGAACCGCTTTACCCTGCGCGCCAATGGCCAGGTGATTCCCCACCAAGTGTTAACGGCAACCAGTCCCGTCCCGAGCTTGTATCCCGAACATCACCCGCCTGGATGCACGCCCGTTTTGTGCCGGCTGCCCACGCTACCTGCTTACAGCAGCATCGAAATTCACTGGGAACCCACAACCGTCCCTGACGCACAACCGCCCTACGCTCCCACTGTGCAGCATCTGGAGAACGAATGGTTGCGCTTGACCTTGGACGCCCAGGGGAACTTGCGCGAGCTGTGGGATAAACGGTTGCAGCGCAATTGCCTGGCGCCTGGACAGGCGGGGGCCGAAATTTGCCTGTTTCTCGACCGTCCCCGGCAGTGGGAAGCCTGGGACATTGACGCGGACTACGCCCAGCACCCCAGCCCCACACTGCGACTCACAGGCGCCCAGGTGGTCGAGCAGGGCCCACTGCGCCAGGGGGTTGCGTTTGCCTACGAGGTGCATCAGGAGAACGGCCTGCACTGCCGCCTGCAGAAGTCCCTGTACCTGTACCGAGACAAACCCTTTGTGGAATGTTTTGTGGCGGTGGATTTAACCCAAAACAATTACGCGCCGTTTGTGATGAAACTCCGGTTGCCGGTGGACCTGGATTGCGAGCAGGCCACGTTTGACATTCCCTTCGGGATGATCCGGCGCTCGACCACCCATCCTGCTCAATTTGAAGTGCCCGCCTTGACCTGGGCGGACCTGTCTGGCCCCATTTGGGGCATGAGTGTGCTGAGCCGCGATAAATATGGCTTTTCGGTGGGGAAAAATTGCATCAGTCTGACGCTGCTACGGGTGGCCCATTATCCCCATCCTCAAGAACCGTGGCATTTAACCGATACGGCAATTACCGATACGGGAACCCATATGTTTTGCTGCCGGTTTTATCCCCACGCCGGCGACGTGACCACGGCCTCCATCCCCCAGCAGGCCCGAGAGTTCTTGTACCCACCGCTAGGGGTCCC
- the rpsN gene encoding 30S ribosomal protein S14, producing the protein MAKKSMIEREKRRQRLVNKYREKREQLKQQFLAAETWEERLAIHRQLQRLPRNSAPNRLRNRCWLTGRPRGYFRDFGLCRNALRELALQGLLPGVVKASW; encoded by the coding sequence ATGGCCAAAAAGAGCATGATCGAGCGGGAAAAACGCCGGCAACGGCTGGTGAACAAGTACCGCGAGAAACGAGAGCAACTCAAGCAGCAATTTCTGGCGGCGGAGACGTGGGAGGAACGGCTGGCCATTCACCGGCAATTGCAACGCCTACCGCGCAATAGCGCCCCCAATCGCCTGCGTAATCGTTGCTGGTTGACCGGACGCCCGCGCGGGTATTTCCGAGATTTTGGCCTGTGTCGCAACGCGCTGCGGGAACTGGCGCTCCAAGGCTTATTGCCAGGGGTGGTCAAGGCGAGCTGGTAG
- a CDS encoding trypsin-like peptidase domain-containing protein, which produces MVWPLLTLTLATTSPLLGISPSTAQSRFAAEERVSIEVYRKASPAVVTIHTGYGNGSGTIISPEGLVLTGEHVVRGFRTVQVITSTGARYRGWVIATDRQRDLALVRLEGVQGPLPTVPLANADGIQVGQRVFAIGSPFGLSGTLTTGILSRIAPNGDLQTDAAINPGNSGGPLLNSRGELIGVNRAILNPAGIGANIGIGFATSILNAREFIAQNRNNPIPKVATPPVPPTPAQGFRLGIALDPETLVIQDVEPNSPAELIGLRPGDRLLALNGRPLEDAEELRAYLQRRPRAMLLTVARQGRIANVLVQF; this is translated from the coding sequence TTGGTTTGGCCCCTGCTGACCCTAACCCTAGCTACAACATCGCCACTGCTAGGAATCAGCCCTAGCACGGCCCAGTCCCGGTTTGCCGCCGAGGAACGGGTCAGCATTGAGGTCTATCGCAAGGCCAGCCCCGCTGTGGTCACGATTCACACTGGCTATGGCAACGGTTCGGGAACCATCATCAGCCCCGAGGGCCTGGTGTTGACGGGTGAACATGTGGTGCGGGGGTTCCGAACGGTACAAGTCATTACCAGTACAGGCGCGCGCTACAGAGGTTGGGTGATTGCCACCGACCGGCAGCGGGATTTGGCGCTAGTGCGGCTGGAGGGTGTCCAAGGACCGTTGCCCACTGTGCCCTTGGCAAATGCGGATGGGATTCAAGTGGGCCAGCGGGTGTTTGCCATCGGGAGTCCCTTTGGATTGTCGGGGACCTTGACCACTGGCATTCTCAGCCGGATCGCGCCCAACGGGGATTTGCAGACGGACGCGGCCATCAATCCCGGCAATTCCGGCGGGCCGCTGCTCAACTCCCGAGGGGAACTCATTGGCGTCAACCGCGCGATTCTCAACCCAGCAGGGATCGGGGCGAACATCGGCATTGGGTTTGCCACGAGCATTCTCAACGCGCGGGAGTTTATCGCCCAAAACCGCAACAATCCCATTCCTAAGGTGGCAACGCCGCCAGTGCCGCCTACCCCAGCGCAAGGATTTCGGCTAGGCATTGCCCTTGACCCGGAAACACTGGTGATTCAAGACGTGGAACCCAACTCGCCGGCGGAACTGATTGGGCTACGGCCAGGAGACCGCTTGTTGGCCTTGAACGGTCGTCCACTAGAGGACGCGGAGGAATTGCGGGCCTATCTACAACGGCGGCCTCGAGCCATGCTGCTGACAGTAGCGCGCCAAGGACGCATTGCCAACGTGCTGGTACAGTTTTAA
- a CDS encoding alpha/beta hydrolase produces MPTVSIQGVPHVYELVGDGPALVFIHGWLLSRHYWRPLTDLLKRDFTCLSYDLRGFGASQPTVNNPVFSLDSYAQDLAELLSYVGISTCWLVGHSLGASVALLTAAQFPERVAGVIGINAGGGIYLQQEFDRFRRLGVQLVRWRAPWMQWVPGGGWFFARRDVARPLPVQWGKQRLKDWLQACPQAAQGTLLTSTTEMEVHRLPQVVSQLTQPLYLVAGQKDPIMPCVYVRHLASFHPRFRAGEDIVWELPNCGHFAMLEYPELVAQRVRAWVNESAVTPQAA; encoded by the coding sequence ATGCCGACCGTTTCTATCCAGGGTGTGCCGCATGTTTACGAGTTGGTAGGTGACGGTCCGGCACTGGTATTTATCCACGGCTGGTTGTTGAGTCGCCACTACTGGCGACCCTTGACGGACTTGCTCAAGCGGGATTTCACCTGTTTGAGCTATGATTTGCGGGGATTTGGGGCGTCCCAGCCGACGGTCAACAACCCCGTTTTTTCATTGGATAGCTACGCTCAGGATTTGGCGGAACTGTTGAGCTATGTGGGGATATCCACCTGTTGGTTGGTGGGCCATTCGCTGGGGGCGAGTGTCGCGCTGCTGACGGCGGCGCAATTTCCCGAACGGGTTGCCGGCGTGATTGGCATCAACGCTGGTGGTGGGATTTATTTGCAACAGGAATTTGACCGCTTTCGCCGCTTAGGGGTGCAGTTGGTGCGTTGGCGCGCCCCTTGGATGCAATGGGTGCCTGGCGGTGGCTGGTTTTTTGCCCGCCGTGACGTGGCTCGACCGTTGCCAGTGCAGTGGGGGAAACAGCGGCTCAAGGATTGGCTGCAGGCCTGCCCCCAGGCGGCTCAAGGTACCCTGCTGACTTCAACCACGGAAATGGAGGTGCATCGGTTGCCCCAGGTGGTCAGCCAGTTGACCCAGCCACTGTATTTAGTGGCGGGCCAAAAGGACCCCATCATGCCCTGCGTCTATGTGCGCCACTTGGCCAGTTTCCATCCCCGTTTCCGGGCGGGCGAGGACATTGTGTGGGAGTTGCCCAACTGCGGTCATTTCGCTATGTTGGAGTACCCTGAATTGGTGGCGCAACGGGTACGGGCGTGGGTCAATGAGTCGGCGGTCACACCCCAAGCAGCCTGA
- a CDS encoding tetratricopeptide repeat protein, giving the protein MGRWFWQGVLLLALWGIQPLAAQPANPEAQSKFQQATRSLSRNENTKALQEFQDALKLNPKMAGAWRGLGIALGRLGRWAEAAQAQARATALEPRYAPGWVLRGWAEHRSGNHPIAVQWLQQALQLDPKNVQAHNALGVVYLFLNQPQKAEASTRAVLKLDPKNGTAWYNLGLSLDRQGRYAEAIAAQTQAQKWEPNNPHPLLAQAVSYLAQNQISQARAVFQRAIALDPWYAQAAGMDDLVRAGFSPTQISRLKKLLEQPR; this is encoded by the coding sequence ATGGGACGGTGGTTTTGGCAAGGGGTTTTACTGCTGGCGCTTTGGGGAATACAACCGCTGGCGGCGCAACCGGCCAATCCCGAAGCCCAGAGCAAGTTCCAGCAGGCGACCCGCTCCCTGAGCCGCAACGAAAACACCAAAGCCCTCCAAGAATTTCAAGACGCCCTCAAGCTCAATCCCAAAATGGCGGGTGCGTGGCGGGGATTGGGCATTGCCCTGGGACGCTTGGGACGCTGGGCCGAAGCCGCTCAAGCGCAGGCGCGCGCAACGGCACTGGAACCGCGATACGCCCCCGGTTGGGTGTTGCGGGGATGGGCCGAACACCGCAGTGGCAATCACCCCATCGCCGTGCAGTGGTTGCAACAGGCCCTGCAGCTCGACCCTAAAAACGTCCAAGCCCACAACGCCCTTGGTGTCGTTTACCTCTTTCTCAATCAACCCCAGAAGGCCGAAGCCAGCACTCGCGCCGTGCTCAAACTCGACCCCAAAAACGGCACCGCCTGGTACAACTTAGGGCTGAGTCTCGACCGCCAGGGACGCTATGCCGAAGCCATTGCCGCCCAAACCCAAGCCCAAAAGTGGGAACCGAATAATCCCCACCCCCTCCTAGCGCAGGCGGTGAGTTACCTGGCGCAAAATCAAATTTCTCAAGCTCGTGCGGTGTTTCAACGGGCTATTGCGCTCGACCCCTGGTATGCCCAAGCGGCGGGCATGGACGACCTAGTGCGCGCTGGGTTTAGTCCAACTCAGATTTCTCGGTTGAAGAAACTTCTGGAACAGCCTCGGTAG
- a CDS encoding DUF3148 domain-containing protein, whose translation MAKFRIGQRVRIVRLPAYVKTAEPMPMLRPPQVISVGEEGVILAYHPGGDWSVRCQRGAYLLAESYLEAVEP comes from the coding sequence ATGGCGAAATTTCGGATTGGACAACGGGTGCGGATTGTGCGCCTACCGGCCTATGTCAAAACCGCCGAACCGATGCCGATGTTGCGCCCACCGCAGGTGATTTCGGTCGGCGAGGAGGGCGTGATTCTGGCCTATCATCCGGGCGGCGATTGGAGTGTGCGTTGTCAACGGGGAGCCTACTTACTAGCGGAATCTTACTTGGAGGCAGTAGAGCCATGA